A stretch of the Rhizobium sullae genome encodes the following:
- a CDS encoding ribonuclease activity regulator RraA yields MTALEPLVYAKLLRTNSASLSTLLLKRGLRNTAVRGVRPLSNVNKPMIGPAVTVRYIPAREDIDGSTYSSDPSNYQRKAIDTIADGHILVFDCRSMAEVAGIGAMLARRLIYRNAAGVVLDGGVRDTADIAKLGLPTYCMGPAAPANLVAHHASDMNQPIACGGVAVYPDDIIFGDGEAVIVIPRKYVEEIADEAVAMEEQEEFLKSEIESGKSTLGVYPPNAETLERYRAWKQARAEVI; encoded by the coding sequence ATGACAGCGCTGGAACCATTGGTTTATGCAAAGTTGTTGCGGACGAATTCAGCGAGTCTCAGCACGCTGCTTTTGAAGCGGGGTCTGAGGAATACGGCTGTTCGCGGCGTCCGGCCACTTTCCAATGTCAACAAACCAATGATCGGCCCGGCTGTCACGGTGCGCTACATTCCTGCCCGAGAAGATATTGATGGATCGACCTATAGCTCAGACCCGTCGAATTACCAGCGCAAGGCAATCGATACGATTGCGGACGGCCACATTCTGGTGTTCGACTGCCGCTCGATGGCCGAAGTCGCTGGTATCGGTGCAATGCTGGCTCGGCGCCTTATCTACCGGAACGCTGCAGGCGTGGTTCTCGACGGCGGCGTTCGCGATACGGCGGATATCGCCAAGCTTGGTCTTCCGACCTATTGTATGGGGCCTGCGGCACCGGCCAATCTAGTGGCACATCATGCTTCAGATATGAACCAGCCGATCGCCTGCGGTGGTGTCGCCGTCTATCCGGACGATATTATCTTCGGCGACGGTGAGGCTGTCATCGTCATTCCGAGAAAATATGTGGAAGAAATCGCTGATGAAGCCGTCGCGATGGAAGAACAGGAAGAGTTCCTGAAGTCGGAGATTGAATCCGGCAAATCGACGCTCGGTGTCTACCCGCCCAACGCCGAGACACTGGAGCGCTATAGGGCCTGGAAGCAGGCGCGCGCAGAGGTGATTTGA
- a CDS encoding metallophosphoesterase gives MLEVLLATIDEDADKSGAKPRIVFLGDIVDRGPESRRAMELVHGTLQQREGSQLILGNHDYLFREALNNHLGDLALDHWVSGLGGKATLRSYTHRMPGWAGELPDMLLPRYAHHLALLNQAADMVIVNGYCLVHAGIDPKRPLTEQNEDDLREIREDFLDAPEPLEKVVVHGHTITDSELPEIHSNRIAIDTGAYRTGRLSAVVIAGNSEPRFLYVSHSD, from the coding sequence TTGCTCGAAGTTCTGTTAGCGACAATTGACGAAGACGCGGACAAAAGCGGTGCGAAGCCGCGGATCGTTTTCCTTGGCGATATCGTCGACAGAGGACCGGAAAGCCGCCGGGCAATGGAACTCGTGCACGGGACCCTTCAGCAGCGTGAGGGATCGCAACTCATTCTCGGAAATCACGACTACCTGTTCCGCGAGGCGTTGAATAATCATCTCGGCGATCTCGCTCTTGATCATTGGGTGTCAGGCCTCGGCGGAAAGGCGACCCTTCGGTCGTATACCCACCGCATGCCGGGCTGGGCAGGAGAGCTGCCAGATATGCTGCTTCCTCGATACGCGCATCATCTGGCATTGCTAAATCAGGCCGCGGACATGGTCATCGTGAACGGCTATTGCCTCGTCCATGCCGGGATCGATCCGAAGAGACCGCTTACCGAACAGAACGAGGACGATCTTCGCGAAATACGCGAAGACTTCCTCGATGCCCCCGAGCCACTCGAAAAAGTCGTGGTGCATGGGCACACGATCACAGACTCCGAACTTCCGGAAATCCATTCGAACCGGATAGCAATCGACACAGGCGCCTACCGCACCGGACGCCTGTCAGCCGTCGTGATTGCCGGCAACAGCGAGCCGCGCTTTCTGTATGTCTCCCACTCCGACTAG
- a CDS encoding DUF4037 domain-containing protein: MGVKRYASRRRTVEPGDTLWSVLIAARIVRSLMELSFLQERRYWPDGEWFGTALGLSVPP; this comes from the coding sequence ATGGGTGTAAAGCGGTATGCAAGCCGCAGACGCACGGTCGAACCGGGCGATACGCTTTGGTCGGTGCTGATCGCCGCGAGAATTGTCCGATCGCTGATGGAATTGAGCTTCCTCCAGGAGCGGCGATATTGGCCGGATGGCGAATGGTTCGGAACGGCCCTTGGACTGTCGGTCCCACCCTAG
- a CDS encoding ABC transporter permease, translating to MTVYTERAKGSPLADFVSEHAQVLSIASFFLACMVFFSITTDTFMTAGNILNVIRQAAPILVVAVAMTLVIVTGGIDLSVGSQVALVNAVAAIILAMGYPWPVVVFGMLAFGALMGLVQGWFVAYQGIPAFIVTLAGLSILRGLALYLTQGYSIPIKDVPGFFWLGRGQLVGLPVPALIAILVAAIGYVVISSTKYGRQVVAVGSNMEAARRVGMPAQWIVASVYLVSGVASALAGLLIAARLGSGSSNAAVGFELQVVAAVVLGGTSLMGGRGTILGTVLGTLTIAVIGNGLILMHVSPFFTQIVTGAIILLAIWLNTRIFTTRFRFGGKGKG from the coding sequence GTGACAGTCTACACTGAACGCGCCAAGGGCTCGCCGCTTGCCGATTTCGTCAGCGAACATGCGCAGGTCCTTTCGATCGCCTCTTTCTTCCTCGCCTGCATGGTGTTCTTCTCGATCACCACCGACACATTCATGACGGCCGGGAACATACTGAACGTCATACGCCAGGCGGCGCCGATTCTCGTCGTGGCAGTCGCCATGACCCTGGTCATCGTCACCGGCGGAATCGATCTGTCGGTGGGCTCGCAGGTGGCGCTCGTCAATGCCGTGGCGGCGATCATCCTCGCCATGGGTTATCCCTGGCCTGTCGTCGTCTTCGGTATGCTGGCCTTTGGTGCGCTGATGGGTCTCGTCCAGGGATGGTTCGTCGCCTACCAGGGCATTCCGGCCTTCATCGTCACGTTGGCGGGGCTCTCCATCCTGCGCGGCCTGGCGCTTTATCTGACCCAGGGATATTCGATCCCGATCAAGGACGTCCCGGGCTTTTTCTGGCTGGGACGCGGCCAGCTCGTGGGGCTGCCGGTGCCGGCGTTGATCGCCATTCTCGTCGCTGCCATCGGTTATGTCGTAATTTCCTCGACAAAATATGGACGGCAGGTCGTGGCGGTCGGCTCCAACATGGAAGCGGCCCGCCGCGTCGGCATGCCGGCGCAATGGATCGTCGCCTCCGTCTATCTCGTCTCCGGCGTGGCGTCGGCATTGGCCGGATTATTGATCGCTGCACGTCTTGGCTCCGGATCATCGAACGCGGCCGTCGGCTTCGAATTGCAGGTGGTCGCGGCCGTGGTGCTCGGTGGCACGTCGCTGATGGGCGGTCGCGGTACGATCCTCGGCACGGTACTCGGCACGCTGACCATCGCGGTGATCGGCAATGGACTCATCCTGATGCATGTCTCACCGTTCTTCACGCAGATCGTCACCGGCGCGATCATCCTCCTGGCGATCTGGCTCAATACCCGCATCTTCACCACCAGATTCCGTTTCGGCGGCAAGGGAAAGGGCTGA
- a CDS encoding type II toxin-antitoxin system ParD family antitoxin, with the protein MATMNVSLPDPMKDWVEAQTTTGRYANASDYVRDLIRKDQERNGKIDAMPRFVDEGLKSGVGNRSKDEFFAAAKAKTDKLQGS; encoded by the coding sequence ATCGCGACAATGAATGTATCCTTACCCGATCCGATGAAAGACTGGGTCGAGGCACAAACCACGACGGGCCGCTACGCCAATGCGAGCGATTACGTGCGCGACCTCATTCGCAAAGATCAGGAACGGAATGGCAAGATTGACGCGATGCCGCGTTTTGTTGATGAAGGCCTGAAAAGCGGCGTGGGCAATAGGTCCAAAGACGAGTTTTTCGCGGCGGCGAAGGCGAAAACTGACAAGCTGCAAGGCAGTTGA
- a CDS encoding ATP-binding cassette domain-containing protein: MIAHGQHSSAVSGAGGAMLSRQSGEAGRLPRVSLRDIRKTFGSHQALRGVDLDLYPGECLGLVGDNAAGKSTLTKIVSGTYIPDGGTISIDGEEVRFSGPAEARSRNIEMVFQDLSLCDHIDVVGNLFLGREITKGPFLDRATMLAEARKMLDALEIRIPRLTAKVEKLSGGQRQAIAIARAASFNPKVLIMDEPTSALAVAEVEAVLSLINRVKAKGVSVVLITHRLQDLFRVCDRIAVMYEGTKVAERDIGKTNLEDLVKLIVGGERQ; encoded by the coding sequence ATGATCGCGCATGGACAGCACTCAAGCGCTGTCTCCGGGGCCGGGGGAGCCATGCTCTCCCGGCAGTCCGGGGAGGCGGGAAGACTGCCGCGCGTGTCGCTTCGCGATATCCGCAAGACCTTCGGCTCGCACCAGGCGTTGCGCGGTGTCGACCTCGACCTCTATCCCGGCGAATGCCTCGGGCTTGTCGGCGACAATGCAGCGGGTAAGTCAACACTCACCAAGATCGTCTCCGGGACCTATATTCCCGACGGCGGAACGATCTCGATCGACGGGGAGGAGGTACGGTTTTCCGGCCCCGCCGAGGCTCGCTCGCGCAATATCGAGATGGTCTTCCAGGACTTGAGCCTCTGCGATCATATCGATGTGGTCGGTAATCTCTTTCTCGGCCGAGAAATCACCAAGGGTCCTTTCCTCGATCGTGCGACAATGCTTGCCGAAGCGCGCAAGATGCTCGACGCCTTGGAAATCCGTATCCCGAGGTTGACGGCCAAGGTCGAAAAGCTCTCCGGCGGCCAGCGCCAGGCAATTGCAATTGCCCGCGCCGCTTCCTTCAACCCCAAGGTCCTGATCATGGACGAGCCGACTTCAGCACTTGCCGTTGCGGAGGTGGAAGCCGTGCTTTCGCTCATCAATCGCGTCAAGGCGAAGGGCGTTTCGGTCGTGCTCATTACCCATCGTCTGCAGGACCTTTTCCGTGTCTGTGACCGTATCGCTGTCATGTATGAGGGCACCAAGGTCGCCGAGCGCGATATCGGCAAAACCAATCTCGAGGATCTGGTAAAGCTCATTGTCGGAGGGGAAAGACAGTGA
- a CDS encoding LacI family DNA-binding transcriptional regulator, which produces MANERVTSLKDVAGAAGVSVTTVSRLLNGSLALPHETRKRIEDAIRDLNYQPNPHARRLSRGRSDTIGLVVPDIANPFFATLVAAVEEEADRRGLAVSLYATLNRPGREIVYLQLIERNHVDGLIFVTNHPDDGQLGALINRTGKVVVVDEDVPDALAPKLFCDNERGGYLAGQHLAETGHCRILFVGGPERMISAQRRFHGLERGVRERWGADATFLNYKGEYTVAFGREAAKRFIGEGMPASAIFASSDEIAIGLIEVLRGEGVSIPQDVSVIGFDDVGPLHLFAPPLTAIRQPVRKIGQRALSLLLETNWQERTPSSQEELLPVEIVVRNSVAPPAKP; this is translated from the coding sequence ATGGCGAATGAACGAGTTACGAGCCTGAAGGACGTCGCGGGTGCTGCTGGCGTTTCCGTGACGACGGTTTCTCGGCTGCTGAACGGCTCGCTGGCACTTCCCCACGAGACGAGGAAGCGGATCGAGGATGCGATCCGCGACCTCAACTATCAGCCCAATCCCCATGCGCGGCGCCTGAGCCGCGGCCGCTCCGATACGATCGGCCTCGTGGTGCCTGACATCGCCAATCCGTTCTTCGCGACGCTGGTGGCAGCGGTTGAGGAGGAGGCGGATCGCCGCGGGCTTGCCGTTTCGCTCTATGCGACTTTGAACCGACCGGGCCGCGAGATCGTCTATCTTCAGCTTATCGAGCGCAATCATGTCGATGGATTGATCTTCGTCACCAACCATCCGGATGACGGACAGCTTGGTGCGCTCATCAATCGCACCGGCAAGGTCGTCGTCGTCGACGAAGACGTACCAGATGCACTGGCGCCGAAGCTCTTCTGCGACAATGAAAGGGGCGGCTATCTCGCGGGGCAGCATCTTGCCGAAACGGGGCATTGCCGCATCCTGTTCGTAGGGGGGCCCGAACGGATGATTAGTGCTCAGCGCCGGTTCCATGGGCTCGAAAGGGGCGTGCGCGAACGGTGGGGCGCTGATGCCACCTTCCTCAATTACAAGGGCGAATACACCGTTGCCTTCGGGCGGGAAGCTGCCAAGCGCTTTATCGGCGAAGGAATGCCTGCCAGCGCAATCTTCGCGAGTTCGGACGAGATCGCCATCGGCCTCATCGAAGTCTTGCGCGGTGAGGGCGTTTCGATCCCGCAAGACGTATCGGTCATCGGTTTCGATGACGTCGGGCCGCTGCATCTTTTTGCGCCGCCGCTGACGGCCATCCGCCAGCCCGTTCGGAAGATCGGCCAGCGCGCACTCTCGCTGCTTCTTGAGACGAACTGGCAGGAGCGGACTCCGTCCTCTCAGGAGGAACTCCTGCCGGTCGAAATCGTTGTGCGGAATTCCGTTGCGCCGCCTGCGAAGCCATAA
- a CDS encoding substrate-binding domain-containing protein: protein MNRTIKRRTFTVALGFTALAAASLAGLGAKAQEKTFALVQINQQALFFNQMNEGAQKAADAAGAKLVIFNANNDPAAQNSAIETYIQQKVAGLAVVAIDVNGIMPAVKQAADAGIPVVAIDAILPDGPQKAQIGVDNAKAGADMGKFFLDYVKANMDGKVKIGVVGALNSFIQNVRQEGFEKTLEGVSGIEKAGVVDGQNIQDNALAAAENLITGNPDMTAVYATGEPALMGAIAAVESQGKQDTIKVFGWDLTAQAIAGIDAGYVAAVIQQDPAAMGAAAVDALKKISDGGSVEKNIAIPVTIVTKENVEPYRAVFK from the coding sequence ATGAACCGGACGATCAAACGCAGAACATTTACAGTCGCACTCGGCTTCACGGCACTGGCAGCCGCCTCGCTCGCAGGGCTTGGCGCAAAGGCGCAGGAAAAAACCTTCGCGCTGGTGCAGATCAACCAGCAGGCATTGTTCTTCAACCAGATGAACGAGGGCGCCCAGAAGGCGGCTGATGCCGCAGGCGCAAAACTCGTGATCTTCAACGCCAACAACGATCCGGCTGCCCAAAACAGCGCGATCGAAACCTACATCCAGCAAAAGGTCGCCGGCCTTGCTGTCGTTGCCATCGACGTCAACGGCATCATGCCGGCCGTCAAGCAGGCGGCAGACGCCGGCATCCCCGTCGTGGCGATCGACGCCATCCTCCCCGACGGCCCGCAAAAAGCACAGATTGGTGTCGACAATGCCAAGGCCGGCGCCGACATGGGCAAGTTCTTCCTCGACTATGTCAAGGCAAACATGGACGGCAAGGTGAAGATCGGCGTCGTCGGCGCGCTGAATTCGTTCATCCAGAACGTCCGCCAGGAAGGCTTCGAAAAGACATTAGAAGGTGTCTCCGGTATTGAAAAGGCAGGCGTAGTCGACGGCCAGAACATCCAAGACAATGCGCTGGCCGCCGCTGAAAACCTGATTACCGGCAATCCGGACATGACGGCGGTCTATGCGACCGGCGAACCGGCGCTGATGGGCGCCATCGCAGCTGTTGAAAGCCAGGGCAAACAGGACACCATCAAGGTGTTCGGCTGGGATCTAACCGCCCAGGCGATCGCCGGCATCGACGCAGGTTACGTCGCAGCCGTGATCCAGCAGGATCCGGCAGCCATGGGTGCTGCTGCCGTCGATGCCTTGAAGAAGATTTCGGACGGCGGTTCGGTCGAGAAAAACATCGCCATTCCGGTCACCATCGTCACCAAGGAGAATGTCGAACCTTATAGGGCCGTTTTTAAATGA
- a CDS encoding S1C family serine protease: MNIDRILRSVVAVRASIPEDAFTATTLGTQREGSGVVIRENGLVLTIGYLITEAEEVWLTRNDGYVVPAHALAYDQESGFGLVQALGSLDVPALDFGDAAEAQLGAPVMLADGIGQFVQAQIVAKQEFAGYWEYLLDEAIFIAPAHPSWGGAALIGSDGKLLGVGSLRLQMSQRGESADINMIVPIDLLPPILDDLLTRGQVNKPPRPWLGAFSAESNGDVVVMSVAEGGPAAQAGLRQGDIISEIRDGEVDGLADFYRKLWKSGPAGVEIPMRILRDGREAWLRIKSADRSSFLRKPQLQ; this comes from the coding sequence ATGAATATCGATAGGATTTTGCGGTCTGTCGTGGCCGTTCGCGCCTCAATTCCCGAAGATGCCTTCACGGCGACGACGCTGGGCACCCAAAGGGAGGGGAGTGGCGTGGTGATCCGGGAAAATGGGTTGGTGCTCACGATCGGCTATCTGATCACCGAGGCCGAGGAAGTTTGGCTGACACGCAATGACGGGTATGTCGTTCCGGCTCATGCCCTTGCCTACGATCAGGAAAGCGGCTTCGGTCTGGTACAGGCGCTTGGGTCGCTTGACGTTCCCGCATTGGATTTTGGCGATGCGGCTGAAGCGCAGCTCGGTGCTCCGGTCATGCTCGCTGATGGGATCGGTCAGTTCGTGCAGGCCCAAATTGTCGCGAAGCAGGAATTCGCCGGCTACTGGGAATACTTGCTGGACGAGGCGATTTTCATCGCGCCGGCCCACCCCTCCTGGGGAGGTGCAGCACTCATCGGCTCCGACGGCAAGCTTCTGGGCGTTGGCTCGCTTCGCCTGCAAATGAGCCAAAGGGGAGAGAGTGCCGACATCAACATGATCGTGCCGATCGACCTGCTGCCGCCAATTCTTGATGACCTCCTCACCCGCGGCCAAGTCAACAAGCCACCGCGCCCTTGGCTCGGGGCCTTCTCTGCCGAAAGCAACGGCGACGTCGTCGTGATGAGTGTGGCCGAGGGAGGGCCGGCGGCCCAAGCGGGCTTGCGTCAGGGCGACATCATCTCGGAGATTCGGGATGGGGAGGTTGACGGCCTTGCCGATTTTTACCGCAAGCTCTGGAAGAGCGGTCCCGCTGGCGTGGAGATCCCCATGAGAATATTGCGCGACGGCCGCGAGGCCTGGTTGCGTATCAAGTCGGCCGACCGCAGCAGCTTTCTTAGAAAGCCGCAACTACAGTGA